The following DNA comes from Mesorhizobium sp. B2-1-8.
CCGACAACAGCGGCAACGACGCTGCGAAAAGTGAAAGGCGAATCGCTGGTCATCGACGGGCCGTTCGCCGAAACCAAGGAACAGTTCCTCGGCTTCTACACGCTCGATTGCGCCGACCTCGACGAGGCCGTCGAATTCGCCCGCGAGCTTTCCGAGGTCAACCCGAGCGGCGGTTCCTATGAGATCCGGCCGGTATCGGTGTTCCTTCCGACCAGGATTCCAGCATGACTGAACTCGCCTGGATAAGCTCCGCGATCAGCGCTGCCCGCCCGCAGGCGATGGGCGCGCTGCTGCGCTATTTTCGCGATCTTGACACCGCGGAGGAAGCTTTCCAGGACGCCTGCCTCAGGGCAATCAAGAACTGGCCGCAAAACGGACCGCCGCGCGATCCGGCGGCCTGGCTGATCTTTGTCGGCCGCAACAGCGGCATCGATGCAGTGCGCAAGCGCGCCAAGCAGGCGCCGATGCCGGAGGAGGACCAGATCTCAGATCTGGAAGATGCCGAGAGCGACATCGCCGAGCGGCTCGACGGCGCGCATTACCGCGACGACATATTGCGGCTGCTGTTTATCTGCTGTCACCCTGATTTGCCCGCAACGCAGCAGATCGCAGTGGCGCTGCGCGTGGTCTCCGGCCTCACCGTCAAGCAGATCGCGCGCGCCTTCCTGGTTGGCGAGAGCGCCATGGAGCAGCGCATCACCCGTGCCAAGGCGCGCATCGCGGACGCCGGCGTGCCGTTCGAGACGCCGGGCGCGGTCGAGCGCTCCGAGCGGCTAGCTGCGGTCGCGTCCATGGTCTACCTGATCTTCAACGAGGGATACTCGACCAACAGCGGCGAGGCGCCGGCCCGCGCGCCGCTCTGCGAAGAGGCGATCCGGCTGGCCCGGCTGCTGCTCAGACTTTTCCAGACCGAGCCGGAGATCATGGGGCTGACGGCATTGCTTCTGCTGCAGCATGCGCGCGCACCGGCTCGTTTCGACGGCGATGGCGAGATCGTTTTGCTCGAGGACCAGGACCGGAGCCTATGGAGTCGCAAGATGATCGACGAAGGGCTGGCGCTGGTCGACAAGGCCCTGCGCCACCGCAAGCCCGGTCCTTACCAGGTGCAGGCGGCTATCGCAGCGCTCCATGCGCGAGCGGAGAAGGCCGAGGACACGGACTGGGTGGAGATCGACCTGCTCTACGGCCTGCTCGAACAGATGCAGCCGTCGCCGGTCATCACGCTCAACCGTGCGGTCGCGGTCGCCAAGGTGCGCGGACCGGAAGCGGCGCTGGCGATGATCGAGCCGCTCGAACAGAGACTGTCTGGCTATTTCCATTTCTTCGGTCTCAAGGGCGGGCTCTTGATGCAACTCGACCGGGGCGAGGAGGCGCGCATCGCCTTCGACCGCGCCATTGCGCTCGCCAACACGGCGGCGGAAGCAGCCCATATCCGCATGCATATCGACCGTCTGATCAAGGACGGTGCCGTGCGCGCGCCGGCGAAAAAGGCAAACTGAGCGCGCTCTGTCCGGTCGGCTCAAAGGTCGCCTGGCTCAATCGTGCAGCTTGGGCTTGGACCATGCCGGGGTGGCGATTTTCCCCTGAAACAGGTAATGGCACGCCATGATAGCCCCTTCCAGCCGCGATGGCGCCGGGAAGGCATGGCGCAAGGCGTTGACCCCGCCATACGAGCGGCGGGATCTGAAAGGGACAAAAAATGACGATAGCGAAGGAAACGGCCGAGCTTCTGGCGAAACTGGGCGTGGCCAAGGAGGCGCTTGACGGCGGTGACCTGATCGTGCGCAGCCCGGTGACGGGTGAGCAGATCGCGGCGCTGAAGACGATCTCGCCGGCCGATGCGGCGAAGACCATCGATGCCGCCCACCAGGCGTTCCAGTCATGGCGGCTGGTGCCGGGTCCCAAGCGTGGCGAACTGGTGCGGCTGCTGGGCGAGGAACTGCGGGCGCACAAGGCCGAGCTTGGCCGGCTGGTGTCGATCGAGGTCGGCAAGATCCCCTCAGAAGGGCTCGGCGAAGTGCAGGAGATGATCGACATCTGCGATTTCGCCGTCGGTCTGTCCCGGCAATTGTACGGTCTGACCATCGCCACCGAGCGTCCGGGCCACCGCATGATGGAAACCTGGCATCCGCTCGGCGTCGTTGGTGTCATCTCAGCCTTCAACTTCCCGGTCGCCGTGTGGTCATGGAATGCAGCGCTTGCGCTGGTCTGCGGCGATGCAGTGGTATGGAAACCTTCCGAGAAGACACCGCTGACGGCGCTTGCCTGCGAAGCGATCTTCAAGCGTGCGGTCAAGCGCTTCGGCGCGGACGCGCCGCAAGGCCTGGCACCGGTGCTGATCGGCGACCGCGCCGTCGGCGAAATCCTGGTCGACCATCCGAAGGTGCCGCTGGTTTCGGCCACCGGCTCGACCCGCATGGGCCGGGATGTCGGTCCACGCCTGGCCAAGCGTTTTGCGCGCGCGGTGCTGGAACTGGGTGGCAACAATGCCGGCATCGTGTGCCCGACCGCCGATCTCGACATGGCGCTGCGCGCCATCGCCTTCGGGGCCATGGGCACCGCCGGCCAGCGCTGCACGACGCTGCGCCGCCTGTTCGTCCATGACAGCGTCTACGACGCCCTGGTTCCGCGCCTGAAGAAGGCCTATCAGAGCGTCTCCGTCGGCAATCCGCTGGAGACCTCGTCGCTGGTCGGGCCATTGATCGACAAGGCCGCGTTCGATGCCATGCAGAAGGCCTTGAGCGAAGCGACCGCCCATGGTGGCAAGGTAACCGGCGGGACGCGGGTCGAGAATGGCCATCCGGATGCTTATTATGTCCATCCGGCGCTGGTCGAAATGCCGAAACAGGTTGCGCCCGTGACGGAAGAGACCTTCGCGCCGATCCTCTATGTGATGAAGTATTCCGATTTCGACGCCGTGCTCGATGAGCACAATGCGGTTGGCGCCGGCCTGTCGTCATCGATCTTCACTCGCGACCTTCAGG
Coding sequences within:
- a CDS encoding YciI family protein, with amino-acid sequence MLYAILCYASEDVVCSWSKEQDDKVMADLLGVQEKYANAGRLGPVARLLPTTAATTLRKVKGESLVIDGPFAETKEQFLGFYTLDCADLDEAVEFARELSEVNPSGGSYEIRPVSVFLPTRIPA
- a CDS encoding RNA polymerase sigma factor produces the protein MTELAWISSAISAARPQAMGALLRYFRDLDTAEEAFQDACLRAIKNWPQNGPPRDPAAWLIFVGRNSGIDAVRKRAKQAPMPEEDQISDLEDAESDIAERLDGAHYRDDILRLLFICCHPDLPATQQIAVALRVVSGLTVKQIARAFLVGESAMEQRITRAKARIADAGVPFETPGAVERSERLAAVASMVYLIFNEGYSTNSGEAPARAPLCEEAIRLARLLLRLFQTEPEIMGLTALLLLQHARAPARFDGDGEIVLLEDQDRSLWSRKMIDEGLALVDKALRHRKPGPYQVQAAIAALHARAEKAEDTDWVEIDLLYGLLEQMQPSPVITLNRAVAVAKVRGPEAALAMIEPLEQRLSGYFHFFGLKGGLLMQLDRGEEARIAFDRAIALANTAAEAAHIRMHIDRLIKDGAVRAPAKKAN
- a CDS encoding aldehyde dehydrogenase family protein, which gives rise to MTIAKETAELLAKLGVAKEALDGGDLIVRSPVTGEQIAALKTISPADAAKTIDAAHQAFQSWRLVPGPKRGELVRLLGEELRAHKAELGRLVSIEVGKIPSEGLGEVQEMIDICDFAVGLSRQLYGLTIATERPGHRMMETWHPLGVVGVISAFNFPVAVWSWNAALALVCGDAVVWKPSEKTPLTALACEAIFKRAVKRFGADAPQGLAPVLIGDRAVGEILVDHPKVPLVSATGSTRMGRDVGPRLAKRFARAVLELGGNNAGIVCPTADLDMALRAIAFGAMGTAGQRCTTLRRLFVHDSVYDALVPRLKKAYQSVSVGNPLETSSLVGPLIDKAAFDAMQKALSEATAHGGKVTGGTRVENGHPDAYYVHPALVEMPKQVAPVTEETFAPILYVMKYSDFDAVLDEHNAVGAGLSSSIFTRDLQESERFLGVDGSDCGIANVNIGTSGAEIGGAFGGEKETGGGRESGSDAWKAYMRRATNTVNYSKALPLAQGVSFDID